One genomic segment of Chitinophaga sancti includes these proteins:
- a CDS encoding YfhO family protein, whose amino-acid sequence MKTSWFKSLLPHLAAILGLLILAILYCKPVLEDKVISQSDNVQWQAMAKEAMDYKKEHGIPPLWTTSMFGGMPTFQLAMESPYHIDSAIPAILTLGLPKPINVLFLSALCFYLLCIVLGTRSWIGFAGAVAYTYASYSPIIIVTGHDTKMIALAYLPAVIAGLVLITRRSYLAGTGIMALSLSYLIAANHLQMTYYFFLILAILGIAYAVYSIREKAFKHLITGSLLVLLAVGLALASNAVSLWTTYQYSKESTRGGKSPLSPLPGETAEQQNGKDYAFQWSYGKFETFTLIAPDIYGGSSSGKLGTNSTTYKTLTEIGVPADNAEKLVSSWNLYWGDQSLLGTSGPVYLGVIVCLLALLGLFIIRSWHKWWLIGISVLGIMLAWGSNFAAFNYFMFDHFPLYDKFRAPSQALIIPQLSFAILAVMALQELISGEIKKEELLKKLKWSGYIMGGLLVLLLLASTSMRYTNATGDNANPHSDDQFHAQLVQMTQGRTDIADKLMAATRADRADLYRSDVFRSIFFAALAFGLLWFFIKGKLQARYLTIGITLLIMIDLLQVDRRYLNEDSFMDAGSYSMPFQASPADQQILQDKDPYYRVFNLTRNPFQDAMTSYYHKSIGGYHAAKLQLYQDLIERQISQNNMQVLNMLNTKYIITNGVEGPAVHQNPDALGNAWFVKAIQWVPDADAEMNALTTFHPKDTVVIDQQYKPLVKADFQFDSSAVIALLFNHQDTIAYTSKAATPQFAVFSEIYYRQGWKAYIDGKEAPYTRVNYALRGMSVPAGDHTITFIFAPEAYYAGVKLSLASYIIMLLLLAGSLALYLRKK is encoded by the coding sequence ATGAAAACCAGTTGGTTCAAGTCCCTGTTACCGCACCTGGCAGCCATCCTGGGTTTGCTGATCCTTGCGATTTTGTATTGCAAACCCGTATTAGAAGATAAGGTTATCAGTCAGAGTGATAATGTGCAGTGGCAGGCGATGGCCAAAGAAGCCATGGATTATAAAAAAGAGCATGGCATTCCTCCATTATGGACCACCAGTATGTTTGGCGGTATGCCGACCTTCCAGCTGGCCATGGAATCTCCTTACCACATTGATAGTGCAATTCCTGCTATCCTCACACTGGGATTGCCCAAGCCGATCAATGTATTGTTTCTCTCCGCACTTTGTTTTTATTTGCTTTGCATAGTTTTAGGTACGCGCTCATGGATCGGTTTTGCCGGTGCAGTGGCGTATACCTATGCCAGCTATTCGCCTATTATCATCGTCACGGGCCATGATACCAAGATGATCGCACTGGCTTATCTGCCGGCGGTCATTGCAGGCCTGGTGCTCATTACCCGGCGTAGTTACCTGGCGGGTACGGGCATCATGGCACTCTCCCTCTCCTACCTGATTGCCGCCAATCACCTGCAGATGACGTATTATTTCTTCCTGATACTGGCCATCCTGGGTATTGCCTATGCCGTCTATTCTATCAGGGAAAAAGCGTTTAAACACCTTATTACAGGTAGTTTACTGGTTTTGCTTGCGGTTGGACTGGCACTGGCTTCCAATGCCGTGAGCCTATGGACAACGTATCAATATTCCAAAGAAAGTACCCGTGGTGGCAAGTCGCCATTGAGCCCACTGCCGGGTGAAACTGCCGAACAACAAAATGGGAAGGATTATGCTTTTCAATGGAGTTATGGCAAGTTTGAAACGTTCACGCTCATTGCCCCTGATATATACGGAGGTAGTTCAAGTGGTAAACTAGGCACGAATTCTACTACCTATAAAACATTAACCGAAATCGGTGTACCTGCTGACAATGCAGAAAAACTGGTAAGCAGCTGGAACCTGTATTGGGGAGATCAGTCTTTACTAGGTACCTCAGGTCCTGTGTACCTGGGTGTCATTGTGTGCCTGCTTGCACTGCTTGGGTTGTTCATCATTCGTTCATGGCACAAATGGTGGCTGATCGGCATTTCTGTGCTGGGTATTATGCTGGCATGGGGTAGCAACTTTGCTGCTTTCAATTATTTTATGTTCGATCATTTTCCGCTTTATGATAAGTTCCGCGCACCTTCGCAGGCATTGATCATCCCGCAGTTATCATTTGCGATATTAGCCGTGATGGCATTGCAGGAACTGATCAGCGGTGAAATCAAAAAAGAGGAGCTACTGAAGAAACTGAAATGGTCTGGCTATATCATGGGGGGCTTACTGGTGTTGTTACTGCTGGCATCTACCAGTATGCGGTATACCAATGCAACCGGCGACAACGCCAACCCGCATAGCGATGATCAGTTCCATGCCCAGCTGGTACAAATGACACAGGGCCGGACCGATATTGCAGACAAACTGATGGCTGCTACAAGGGCAGACAGGGCGGATCTGTACAGAAGTGATGTATTTCGTTCTATCTTTTTTGCAGCACTGGCATTTGGCCTCCTGTGGTTCTTTATCAAGGGGAAACTACAGGCGCGTTACCTGACTATTGGTATCACTTTACTCATCATGATCGATCTGCTGCAGGTAGACAGGCGCTATCTGAACGAAGATAGTTTCATGGATGCCGGCTCTTATAGTATGCCATTTCAGGCCTCTCCTGCCGATCAGCAGATACTGCAGGACAAGGATCCGTACTACCGCGTTTTTAACCTGACCCGCAACCCGTTCCAGGACGCCATGACCTCTTATTATCATAAGAGCATAGGCGGTTACCATGCGGCAAAGCTGCAGCTGTACCAGGACCTGATTGAAAGACAGATCAGTCAGAACAACATGCAGGTACTGAACATGCTAAATACAAAGTACATCATCACCAACGGCGTGGAAGGTCCTGCCGTACATCAGAATCCGGATGCGCTGGGCAATGCCTGGTTTGTAAAAGCCATTCAGTGGGTACCGGATGCAGATGCGGAAATGAATGCACTCACCACCTTCCATCCAAAAGATACCGTGGTGATAGACCAGCAATATAAACCACTGGTGAAAGCTGATTTCCAGTTTGATTCCAGTGCCGTCATTGCTTTACTGTTTAATCACCAGGATACCATTGCGTATACATCGAAGGCGGCAACACCACAGTTTGCCGTATTTTCTGAGATCTATTACCGCCAGGGATGGAAAGCTTATATCGATGGAAAAGAAGCGCCTTATACCAGGGTAAACTATGCTTTGAGAGGCATGTCTGTTCCGGCAGGCGACCATACCATCACATTCATTTTTGCACCTGAAGCATATTATGCAGGTGTAAAATTATCCCTCGCCAGTTATATTATTATGTTGCTTTTATTGGCAGGAAGTCTTGCATTGTACCTCCGTAAGAAATAA
- a CDS encoding hemolysin family protein, with amino-acid sequence MSLEIFFTIFLVLLNGFFVAAEFAIVKVRSSQIEVNSGRNKTVSKIAKDMLNNLDGYLAATQLGITLASLGLGWVGEKVMTEMIINLFTSLGLKPDVGIAQKVAIGCAFLAITILHIVFGELAPKSLAIRKPVPTTFTVAVPLKLFYVIFRPFIWILNGLANVILRIIGITPVHENEDIHTEEELRVIIAESHQGGVIEETEKALIQNVFNLGDRHVSTLMTPRNEVIWLDIQDSPEINKAKILKHKHTMYPLANGDLDHTTGFVYSKDLLSDNFNAAINNLSALSRKLLVVTVHNRTYQLLELYKRERIYQAMVVDEFGSIKGLVTINDIVDALVGDISETNEFEYEVIRHEDGSMLVDGQLPFVEFLELIGLDADQQRVNVTNFVTLGGFILDKLGKIPQSGDSLKWKNLKMEVVKMDQHRIAKVHICNIENDSKEEEE; translated from the coding sequence ATGAGCTTAGAAATATTTTTTACCATCTTTTTGGTGCTGCTGAACGGGTTTTTCGTTGCTGCAGAATTTGCTATCGTAAAGGTCCGATCCTCGCAGATAGAAGTAAACTCAGGTCGCAATAAAACAGTATCCAAGATAGCCAAAGACATGCTGAATAACCTTGACGGCTATCTGGCAGCTACCCAGTTAGGTATTACCCTCGCTTCTCTGGGCCTTGGCTGGGTTGGTGAAAAGGTGATGACTGAAATGATCATCAATCTCTTTACTTCGCTGGGTCTGAAACCAGATGTAGGTATCGCTCAAAAAGTAGCCATCGGCTGTGCATTCCTCGCTATCACCATTCTACATATCGTATTTGGCGAGCTGGCTCCCAAATCTCTCGCTATCCGCAAACCAGTGCCGACTACTTTTACAGTGGCAGTGCCGCTGAAATTGTTCTATGTCATTTTCCGTCCTTTCATCTGGATCCTGAATGGCCTGGCCAATGTGATCCTCCGTATCATTGGTATCACCCCCGTTCATGAAAATGAAGACATACACACGGAAGAGGAACTCCGTGTGATCATTGCTGAAAGCCACCAGGGCGGTGTGATTGAAGAAACAGAGAAAGCCCTGATTCAAAACGTATTTAACCTGGGCGACCGCCATGTATCTACCCTCATGACCCCACGAAATGAGGTGATCTGGCTGGATATCCAGGATAGCCCGGAAATAAACAAGGCTAAGATCCTGAAACATAAACATACCATGTACCCGCTGGCTAACGGCGACCTGGATCACACTACCGGCTTTGTTTACAGCAAAGACCTGCTCAGCGATAATTTCAACGCTGCCATCAATAACCTGTCCGCCCTGAGCCGCAAACTGCTGGTGGTGACGGTTCACAACCGTACTTACCAGCTACTGGAACTCTATAAAAGAGAGCGCATTTACCAGGCCATGGTCGTTGACGAATTTGGTTCTATCAAAGGTCTCGTCACCATCAACGACATCGTAGATGCACTGGTAGGTGATATCTCTGAAACAAATGAATTTGAATACGAAGTGATCCGCCATGAAGATGGCAGTATGCTGGTAGACGGACAGCTGCCATTCGTGGAATTCCTGGAACTAATCGGTCTAGATGCCGACCAGCAAAGAGTGAATGTAACTAACTTTGTAACCCTGGGTGGTTTTATCCTCGACAAACTGGGTAAAATACCTCAGAGTGGCGATAGCCTGAAATGGAAAAACCTGAAAATGGAAGTGGTGAAGATGGACCAGCACCGTATTGCCAAGGTGCATATCTGCAATATTGAAAACGATTCTAAAGAGGAAGAGGAATAA
- a CDS encoding helix-turn-helix domain-containing protein, translated as MRKESSTNTLNRNKISNNCGMAYTLDVIGGRWKPTILWSLLNGKLRYSELKKSIPDVSERILVLQLRELEKDGLINRLVYAEVPPRVEYELTKDGASLQPMLQIISEWGDVHRPHKTKV; from the coding sequence ATGAGAAAAGAAAGCTCTACTAATACATTGAACAGGAATAAAATCAGCAACAACTGCGGCATGGCGTATACGCTGGATGTAATAGGCGGCCGATGGAAACCGACTATCCTGTGGAGCCTGCTCAATGGCAAGCTGCGGTATAGTGAACTGAAAAAATCTATTCCCGATGTATCTGAAAGAATCCTGGTCCTGCAGTTGAGAGAACTGGAAAAAGACGGACTAATCAATCGACTGGTTTATGCCGAAGTGCCGCCAAGAGTAGAATACGAGCTCACTAAAGACGGTGCCTCACTCCAACCTATGTTACAGATCATATCTGAATGGGGGGATGTGCATAGACCTCACAAAACAAAAGTTTAA
- a CDS encoding alpha-galactosidase, translating into MIKQVAIAFTLFCCLPVTHLLAQERFSTSTSHLQLDFEVDGKGRLLQKYFGPKLADGGEQLRPVERWEAYTPAGTNNLFEPAIQVTHADGNPSLELLYIDHNTVKTDDNITATTITLRDPKYPFTVLLHVNTYAKEDIFKVWTEISHKEKGAVVLANFASSILHFNAHKYYLTNFHGDWAEEMKMDENELTSGIKILDSKLGTRADMYQMPFYFVSLDEPSTETHGAVMAGTLAWTGNFRFAFEVDELNMLRVISGMNTYASQYKLQPDQNFETPAFIFSYSDNGRAAITHNFHRWGARYGVIDGDKPRTVLLNNWEATGFDFNEEKLSALFDDANKLGADLFLLDDGWFGNKYPRNADNAGLGDWQEMKAKLPHGLGYLVKTAEEKKVKFGIWLEPEMVNPASDLYHQHPDWILKLPNRSEDYFRNQLVLDLVNPKVQDFVYGIVDNMMTANPGIAYIKWDCNRMITNAYSPYLKDNQGGLYIEYTRSLYQVLKRIRSKYPHLAIMLCSGGGGRVDYGALPYFTEFWASDNTDPFERVFIQWGYSYFFPSFTVADHVTSWGKQSLKFRTDVAMMGRLGYDINLDKFTGDEWTFSQQAVANYKRLQPVLAHGDLYRLISPYKENRAVLMYVDAAQSKSVLFAYNLHTRFGENFAPVKLQGLDPHRQYRVTEINLKPGEESHLYENNKIFSGDYLMKAGINVSGNEPLSSKVLEIVAE; encoded by the coding sequence ATGATTAAACAGGTCGCTATTGCCTTTACGCTATTTTGCTGCTTACCCGTCACGCATTTGCTGGCGCAGGAACGATTCTCTACCAGTACCAGTCATTTACAACTGGATTTTGAAGTAGATGGCAAAGGAAGATTATTACAGAAATACTTTGGTCCCAAACTCGCAGATGGCGGAGAACAGCTTCGTCCTGTAGAGCGTTGGGAGGCTTATACACCCGCTGGCACAAACAACCTGTTTGAACCTGCTATACAGGTCACCCATGCGGATGGCAACCCTTCGCTGGAACTTTTGTACATTGACCATAACACGGTAAAAACAGATGACAATATAACTGCGACCACCATCACCCTGCGTGATCCGAAATATCCGTTTACCGTATTACTACATGTCAATACCTATGCTAAAGAAGACATCTTTAAGGTATGGACAGAGATCAGTCATAAGGAAAAAGGGGCCGTTGTCCTGGCAAATTTCGCATCCAGCATCCTGCACTTCAATGCACATAAATACTACCTTACCAACTTCCATGGTGACTGGGCCGAAGAAATGAAGATGGATGAAAACGAACTGACCAGTGGTATCAAGATCCTTGATTCCAAACTGGGTACCCGTGCAGATATGTACCAGATGCCTTTCTATTTTGTTTCTTTAGATGAACCTTCTACTGAAACGCATGGCGCTGTAATGGCAGGTACGCTGGCATGGACGGGCAATTTCCGCTTTGCTTTTGAAGTCGATGAGTTGAATATGCTTCGGGTTATTTCAGGTATGAACACCTATGCTTCTCAATATAAGCTACAACCTGACCAGAATTTTGAAACGCCTGCATTTATATTTTCCTATAGCGATAATGGCCGTGCTGCTATCACTCACAACTTCCATCGCTGGGGTGCCAGGTATGGTGTAATTGATGGCGATAAACCACGTACCGTATTGCTGAACAACTGGGAGGCGACTGGTTTTGATTTCAATGAAGAAAAGCTCTCTGCTTTGTTTGACGATGCCAATAAATTAGGGGCTGATCTGTTTTTGTTGGATGACGGGTGGTTTGGTAATAAGTACCCTCGTAATGCGGATAATGCAGGCCTGGGCGACTGGCAGGAAATGAAGGCTAAACTGCCGCATGGACTGGGTTACCTGGTAAAAACTGCGGAAGAGAAAAAGGTGAAATTTGGTATCTGGCTGGAACCAGAAATGGTGAATCCTGCCAGCGATCTGTATCACCAGCATCCTGACTGGATACTTAAGCTGCCTAACAGAAGTGAAGATTACTTCCGTAACCAGTTGGTATTGGACCTGGTAAATCCTAAAGTACAGGATTTTGTATATGGCATCGTTGACAACATGATGACTGCCAACCCGGGTATTGCCTACATCAAGTGGGATTGTAACCGTATGATCACAAATGCGTATTCTCCTTATTTGAAAGACAACCAGGGAGGACTATATATTGAATATACCCGCAGTTTGTACCAGGTGCTGAAACGTATCCGTAGCAAGTATCCGCACTTAGCGATCATGCTGTGCTCCGGTGGTGGTGGAAGGGTTGATTATGGAGCGTTGCCTTACTTTACAGAGTTCTGGGCAAGTGATAATACAGATCCGTTTGAAAGGGTATTTATACAGTGGGGTTATTCTTATTTCTTCCCCTCATTTACTGTAGCCGACCACGTTACCTCATGGGGTAAGCAATCCCTGAAGTTCCGTACAGATGTGGCGATGATGGGCAGACTGGGCTATGATATTAACCTGGATAAATTCACGGGAGATGAATGGACATTTAGTCAGCAGGCCGTGGCAAACTATAAACGTTTGCAGCCGGTACTGGCGCATGGCGATCTGTATCGTTTGATCTCTCCCTATAAGGAGAATAGGGCCGTGTTGATGTATGTGGATGCTGCGCAATCAAAATCAGTCTTATTCGCTTATAACCTGCATACCCGTTTTGGTGAAAACTTTGCACCTGTAAAATTGCAGGGATTGGATCCACACAGGCAATACAGGGTGACGGAAATCAACCTGAAGCCCGGCGAAGAATCTCATTTATATGAAAACAATAAGATATTTTCGGGCGATTATCTCATGAAAGCGGGTATCAATGTATCCGGGAATGAGCCGTTATCCAGCAAAGTATTGGAAATTGTGGCTGAATGA
- a CDS encoding OmpA family protein, which translates to MKISLLIILFCYCTNLLRAQNIVPNASFEEVNICTEYIAPCAPCGWMAVAPEMIKMKYLCNGAALQGQHYVSLLQEGPVENPDARVYIQTRLLCALQKGQAYKIRVYMNTENYPLRIGLRFDTAFIFNENTGCLSQPVSVELNEADQQKKLWHTKMPWYILEKTYVATSNATHLVVGNFKAPVRKNGFSGYTNAQVLIDSISITPVNEQLPLCEDTAATRAALYAEHHRHSIPEALTPGRPVLHTLNGSHEGCDTLILKDDLFNQDHTTINERYRQPINEALKNYKGDTTMRIQLVGHAWQAASEEYNKIISYDKAKAVATYLVYNEGYSFDDFQIRGEGKRNPRYDTTEADNNRVEMILCHVAPPVLVVKKPVPPPDTLVIPDILFKFNSSELNPALHAALDSLMKKIPTDGSVQLQVTGHTDNAGNDDYNYTLSLRRANAVASYMQQYGVGDDIRQISGAGETQPVADNKTLEGRRKNRRVEIIIFHTTD; encoded by the coding sequence ATGAAAATAAGCTTACTGATTATATTATTCTGTTACTGTACAAACCTGCTTAGGGCACAGAATATAGTGCCGAATGCGAGTTTTGAAGAAGTAAATATCTGCACGGAATACATAGCGCCCTGCGCTCCCTGCGGGTGGATGGCTGTTGCACCAGAGATGATCAAGATGAAGTATCTCTGTAATGGCGCCGCTTTGCAGGGGCAGCACTATGTATCCCTGTTGCAGGAAGGGCCGGTGGAGAATCCGGATGCAAGGGTGTATATACAAACCCGGTTGCTGTGTGCGTTGCAAAAGGGACAGGCGTATAAGATCAGGGTGTATATGAATACGGAAAATTATCCGTTGCGTATCGGACTTCGGTTTGATACGGCTTTTATCTTTAATGAGAATACAGGTTGTTTGTCACAACCTGTCAGCGTAGAACTGAATGAAGCGGATCAGCAAAAAAAACTGTGGCATACCAAAATGCCCTGGTATATATTGGAGAAGACCTATGTCGCTACCAGTAATGCAACCCACCTGGTAGTAGGGAATTTCAAAGCACCTGTTCGTAAAAATGGATTTTCCGGTTATACCAATGCACAGGTATTAATAGATAGTATCAGCATTACACCTGTCAATGAGCAATTGCCGTTATGCGAAGACACCGCTGCTACCCGGGCTGCTTTATATGCAGAACATCACAGGCATTCTATCCCGGAAGCTTTGACCCCGGGCAGACCTGTCCTGCATACACTCAATGGGAGTCATGAGGGATGTGATACATTGATATTGAAAGATGATTTATTTAACCAGGATCATACCACGATTAATGAACGGTATCGCCAGCCTATCAACGAAGCATTGAAGAATTATAAAGGGGATACGACTATGCGGATCCAGTTGGTCGGCCATGCATGGCAGGCAGCATCGGAGGAGTACAATAAAATTATTTCCTATGATAAGGCAAAGGCCGTAGCTACTTATCTTGTATATAATGAAGGCTATAGTTTTGATGATTTTCAGATAAGGGGAGAGGGGAAGCGCAATCCGCGATATGATACAACTGAGGCAGATAATAATCGGGTAGAAATGATCTTGTGTCATGTAGCGCCGCCGGTGTTGGTAGTGAAGAAGCCGGTCCCCCCACCTGATACACTGGTAATACCAGATATATTGTTCAAATTTAATAGTAGTGAACTCAATCCGGCATTGCATGCAGCACTTGATAGTTTGATGAAAAAAATACCTACGGATGGAAGTGTGCAATTGCAGGTGACAGGGCATACAGATAATGCAGGTAATGACGATTATAATTATACTTTATCATTACGTAGAGCAAATGCCGTAGCTTCTTATATGCAGCAGTACGGCGTAGGAGATGACATCCGCCAGATTAGCGGGGCGGGCGAAACCCAGCCGGTGGCGGATAATAAGACATTAGAAGGAAGAAGGAAAAACCGGAGAGTGGAAATAATTATTTTCCATACCACAGATTAA